The Agelaius phoeniceus isolate bAgePho1 chromosome 19, bAgePho1.hap1, whole genome shotgun sequence genome includes the window TGATTTTGAAGCTAGTGAAAAGGACTTTTTGTGTATTGTGTGAATACTGTAAATCTGATGTTAACAGAATGGAATTTTCTTTCAACTGTGTGTAGGGATGCAGTGCTGCCCAGAATTAGATATCTTTAAAGAGTTTAAAATGCAATAAACACTACATAATATTCGCCTTGTTACTTTCAATGCAATTCAAGTCCTTAAGAGGTATGTGCTTAATATTTCCCTACTGTGTAGGAGACTTTGCAGTCAGCCATAGCACAGAAGAGTGGAATGGCTGGTAACAGGCTTGTAAGGCAGATATAAGTGCAGAGACAGATGCCACCAAATGATGGCAGTGTTGATGGCAGGAATGTATGCTGGAAACTATTTGTGGGAAATTAAGCAGCTAAGCAATAGCCAATTATGTATTGAAAGGATAACTTGAAGTTTTTTCCCCACTCTTGACATAGCTTTCTTACAGAAGGTCTTTAGTTGTATTCCTGAAATAAGGAACTAACAGTGGAGGTGACAGCTGATAAATGAGCTTCTTGCAATATAATTTGTTACTGCAGTTGCATTATATATGCTAGGAACTCTTAAACATTTAATGTTGATATTAAACCATTAATGCTACATCATTGCTTCTAATGCCAGTCATGTTCAATGGTGATGTTTTTGTAGAGTTAAGATGACAGCTAACAACTGGGCGAGTGTATAGGAATGGTAAACAAAATGCTCCTAATGCTGTCTAATCGTCTGTTCTCCCAAAATTTTGCATTATAGGACTACTATGTGAAGAGTCTGCGAAGATAGTGGAAGACAGCTTAAACTGAAGATCTGCTTTTAAATGAGGTGAAAGAAAGCTGTAGTGGCATAGAAAAATATACAGTTgagttagattttttttaaataaaatttaattcagGACTGGTGTTTCCTCCCAGAGTTCAAAAAGATGTGTTGATAATAGCACATATGCTACTGAGAATATAAGTCCTGtatccttctttttctttaagaCTTTTTAAGATAAGAAACCAACATAACCTGAACACATGGCTTGCTCAGTGTTTAATTGCAAGTTTTCATTCTTGGACTTTAAAACACAAGAATAAATGTTTAGTATTTGTGTGAATTGAACTAAAATGAATCCCATTTTTACAACTAAGCAATTCCTAGCTTCTTGATATatgagaaatggaaataaagtATCTTTGAATTTCTGTTACAAATTTGATTGTCTCTGTCATTGaacatttaatattaaataagCTTCTTTCCTAATAAATTTCTCATGTCTTCAAGCTTAGTTCATTAATTTGGATGCTTAGTTATTCTGCGCTGTTTgtgagtttgggtttttttggttctATCAGGATTTAATTTCAGGCTTACTTTTGCAGCAGTTAGACGCTGTTGGGTTCACCATCTCCCCAAAAAGCGCCTTTTACTGCAGTGGGTTAAGAAATTACAGAAATCTTGCAATAAAAATGGCAGTATTAATTCTTTATAAAACAGGTCAACTTCGACAGCATGTTTAGAGAGACTGGCATTTAGACTGCTTCACATTTGCATTGCAATATTGGTTTGGGGTGTTGATTAACAGCCCTGTGCAGTTGGTCAGAACAGACACACAGGCAGGGAGATGTGCTTCCTGCTTCCCTGTGAAGCTGTAGTGCAAGCAAGAGTGGTTCTTGTTGGAAAAGAACTGCAGTGTGTACTAGTCAGTGCTGTGGCTGTAAGGCAATGAATTTACATTCTTTAAAAAGAGCATTATCTTTTCCATTAGTATTCAGGCCTTGACTGTATATGTAACCAAAGTCAGACATGGACAGAACACCATTGTAACTTACGCTGATTTATTTGGCCTGTGTGCACTTGGGAAGAATTTGCATCTACTCTGGTCACTAGTGCTAGGTTTTGATACCACATGTAGACAGCCATGTTCCTTTTTTGACTTTTATTGTTCTAAACCAGACACGGGCACAGGGGATGGAGATTGGGTGTGgtggttttgggaaaaaataaagtggGAGCAAGTGAAATTATAACTAAATTCTAACTGGAGACATAAGATGAACACCTCCTCCTTTTGAAACTTGGGAGACAGGACTCAGCCTCTTTCACCAGTGAAAATGTTTGTCTTGTACCTTCCACTGCACTTATTTGTTACAGGATTTGCATTTCCCCTTACTTTGCAAAAGTAAAAATGGTAAAATGAGCAGCCTTGTCATAGATTAGCCTGGGATTCAGATTCTCACATGTCTTATGGGGAGTCTTTAATGCTTTGAAGATGAAGGAAAATTCTGTTTTGCAGAGCATAGGAAACAGTGCCTTTCTGCCTCCAGATTTGACTGTTCAGACATCTCCACAGAAATTCATCTTTGTGAGAAGTATCTTCAGAGCTTAAGCCCAGGATAAATACTATCCCAGATTTTTTAGGAATGCTAGGCAAAAGTAGCTGATTTCAGTAAGCACCACTGACATGCTTTCTCTATACTGGTTTTGACAGCCTGACAGTCTTTATTAGGTGTTAAAAGTGTACTGGCCTATGATTTTTCAAAGTTGCATTAAAATTTTAAGTGTTCTGTCCACTCTAGAGTTATCCTCCTCACATCCTTCTACTCCCTACCCTGAAAAAGGAAGAGATCCAAGTACTTAAAATGACTGATACTTTATTGTAAGTGAAGAGTAGCAATGTCAGTTCAGTACAAGTTTGTAGTGCAAACAAAAGGCATCCTTGGAAAAACAGTAAGTTTTGTAAATTTAATCTCAGTTGTCATTCCAACAGTTCattgtttaaagaaaaagcCCAGCAAAAACCAGCTAACATAACTAGTGTTCCTTAGAGTTTATCAAACTGcatataaaatatacaaaaatacTTCTGCGAATGCATAAATACACTGTTATTACAGTCAGATTTATGAGTTTAACTTTTAACACATCAACTGTTATTCTTGGTGGGAACTAGACAAATAAAGCTTTTTAAACCAGCTGCCCTCTAGCAGAATGCTCAGTAATTAGTGGAGACAGTCCTTACACTGACTTCCTAAATAAAGGAACTCAAAACAAATTAGATACTCTTACTAATTTTGAACCATTTAACCACTACTGTTTTTCACACAGTTATTGCACATAATCTAAGCTAGCCTTCAAGCTATGCTGGAGAGATAAATACgcaattgttaaaatagaactttatttcctgttttacaagaaaaacaaaacggGAACCTTACTTAAGAAGTTTTACTTCATACTGTGTCAGAGTCTTGAGCTTCCCAGGAGTTGAATCCGGCATTAAACATAACTAGTTTTctcagctcctggctggagAAAAACCAGGACTGAGAATGGGAAGTTAGCAGAGTTGAGGTGATGGGTGTGGAACATGGAGGAAAGGATGATAATTATTTTGACTGAAATGAGCAAGAATTTTAAGCTTAAGTAACTTGGTGAAATCCTGAGCCCAGAGTCAAGTATCTCTGCTGGAAGAAGGAGTTTCTTCTCTTGGTGTGCAGCAGCTTGAGAGAGTCTTCCAGGCTAAAGCAAGacgggggggaggggggggggttGGCAGCCATGCTGCTTCTACTAGAACATGGTGCTGTACTGTTTATGGTTTGACTGTCAACATTGCAGTCCAGATCAACAACAAACACAGCATCCATCAGCTGTGCAGAAACTCTGCCTAGTGAAGCTTCATACAAcagaaatggaaggaaaatcaatatttggggtgggggggaggaaggggggaacagaggggagaaaaagcagctcatgaagaaaaagcaaatccCTGAGCCCTCCACCCACCTCAGGACCCATTTAAGTGTTTTGGTGCAAAGGTCAGCATTGTATTTTTtggtaaaaaagaaaacagcctCCAAAAGTGTTACTTTCCAGGCTGCCATGTTAATATAGGGAAGCTTCAGGCTGTTTAATACTCCAGCAATGCTGTGACTTAAGTATTTTAACCCACAGGTGAATTTTTTCATTACTGACTTGCTTAAATGCAAGTTAAACAGTCTGTAGCGTAACCAGAGTTGTGTTTTTTTCACTCCCCAcaaagaagaggggaaaaaaaagttgaaagcACCTGGAGGCATTCAGCCCTTTCAGTACTCACCTAGATAAAACAAGGCTATGTAACAGGGACGGTAAACTGTGCAGGATGTAAAGTTTCAAGTTAGTTACTTACTCGTGGTGTTTTTCCCATCTAGTGGCTCATAAAAGCATTCTATGTTCCTTCCACCTGTGCTCTCTCATTAGGACACTGCTGTGCTTCTCACACAGCAGAAACAACCATCTCCCTTGGAAATGGTGTACAAGGGAGGGCCACAATTCCTGTCTTGACAATACTGACACCTGGTGTGAGTAATGCACAGGCTCACATCGGTAAGACAGTAAATAAAACCACGGACACAAATTGGGGGTATCTCCCCATCTGAAACAAAGGCTTTCTCTTGAAAGGGCACTCAATAGGTAACATTTACGAGAGGCTTTTTTGGTGGAGGTACAATATTCTCACAGGggaaataaacatttaaatacAGACATGCTTATTCCAGTTATTTTTCAGCCCAGTAAAAGAATTTCTCCTGCCACTTCTGAGCATTAAGTATCTCTAGAAAACCCATCTTGGTGAGTGTTTGTGAGGGGCAAGAGATTAAGGACTTGCACATTCACATTTTTAGAGAGCAACTACCCATTGTGTGTCTCATTCATTTAATTTAATGTGGAAGTACACACAGAGACATACAATTTCCTGAATCTTTCTATCAGTCTTACTTGGTCAAAGTGGGTGTACTTAACAAAATTTTCATATCAATAATTTACATCTTTCGTGCCCCGCACTGCCAGATACAACCAATAAACTTCAAATACACTGGAAACCTGGGATTTTACTGGACAAATGAGGTATCCCTTGCCTGAATACAGTATcaagtaaaaaattaaaagcaaacagggcattaaatataaaatattagtTTAAATAGTAACCCTAATAATAACTTAAGGTTTTACACACACTTAAGTCACTGCCTTCCAAAGGGTAGCACATGTCACTGCCAGGTGTTCCCACTGCAGATGCAGCTCCCAGGGTCAGTACGTCAGCTTGGATGCTCTGCTGTTGTAGCATGGCTGCTCCATCAGCGCAGCCGCAGTGTTCCGGAAAGGAGAGCTGTCACTTCTCGTTAGGACCAACTCCAGCTCTTGGAAGTCCTGGAGTCTGGCAACATCCTTGTCCTTGGAAGGAACAGAGAGAACAACATTATTACTCCTATTATTACTAGCTGGTTGTTATTTATAAAATAACTGTAATTCCAGGGACATCATCCCCAATAACagcaataaataattaaaaactaaaaattccAGGGACATCATCCCCAATAATAGcaataaagaattaaaaaaataaatcctacCAACATATACTCATTAGAAGTGTAGCAGgtttgcttgtttggtttttctcctcaagctttttcttctcctttaatTTCATTACAATTTGGCTGTATTTGTGCATGACACTTAACCAAGACTTGTGACCACTTTCATCTACAGACCTCTGAAATATACATTTTTGGAACAGAAGAGCACTTTCATTTGTTAACAGCATTATCTTTAAGTTGTTCATACGCCAATTTGTGGAGGTTTTTCCCCCTACTGTTCATTCTTTTTAGGCAAGCAGACAATGAAGTATTACTTGGCAATTACGTCCTTTTAAAGCACCCTAAATGTTTctgatacattttttaaaagtcaagCTGTAATAGTTCCATATGCTTTAGGAGCTAAAATACTCTGCCTATTTTGACAAGACTATTTTAAACAAGTTATGATGAAGGTTTAAGAAAGGTCCTTTGAATCTGTCAGTTTTTATTCAACAAAAGTGACATTTTGCCTATCTTTTTGAAAAAATACGTTCTCTGAGGTCTGCAAAGTGAAGAGTCAAGTTAATCTCTCCTTTCTATTCTTACCTTTCTTAGAAGTGTATTGGGTAGTTTTCTGATCTTCTCTACTTCCTCTGGATTAACACCCAGTTCACAGCAGCTCACTCTGAGCAGATCTTGATAGGTCAATTCTTGTCTGTCCAGTTCAATCTCAATGAAGTCATTGTCTCTCAGGTTCTGGACTCTGACCTTAAGTACAAGTTCTGACAGAGAAACAATTAAAAGGTTAACAATAGAAAAGGCAACAAACTCAAAACTAACATTTACAGTATTTACTATTATCTTCTGAATTCATGTTTTTTAATACAATCCCTATGATCAGAGAAATACTATGCAGTTAACAGAAGCTTACAGCAAAAATACACAGGAGAACCATGTTATCACTGTTGAAACTGATCCATTCAGTCACTAAGTTGAGTTGTTACCAAACTACCAGAGCTGCATTTGATGCAAATGTAGTGCAAAATTTACACATTCATGTTACATGGACTGATCTTTCCATTGTTTTGCAAAGTATTACCATGGTTAAAGTACAGCATAACAGACATTTTACATAACTGAGCAGAAGAAAGTTCAGAGCACTTTTGGCCACAGAATTCAACATCTCTGCCTCTATTCTACTAGAGTCTGAAGTGAAATGATTACTTAACTTCATTTTTCACCAAGTAACTGTAACAGAACTATGAGACACAGCACCTCTTTACCTTGCACATTATATGGGAATGTTCCAGTGAAGAAGAAGGGCTGCAAAGtgggtgtggggctgctgggggaggtGTGAGGTTGCAGAGGCAAGGCCTGGCTGGATActcctggggagcagagccccaggctgggggtCGTGGCCAGGGGGCAGCCGGGGCCGTAGGGCActcctgggctggcacacggTGCGGCTGCAGAGACGGTGGGCATAGGGAGtggcctggctgctgcatcCGGTGCTGGGAAAATCTCACCACTGCTGCATGACATGGGTATGCAGATCCTTTCAGCCTGAGTTGTTGATGGACAAGGGCTAGTTTCACTCTGGGAAGCAGAAGAGATGGAAGCACTttcattctgggattctgccAAGCTGCCTGGAATGCTTTCTTCGGTGTAAATGTTAGGGAATGGGTTGGCCAAGTAGTTCGCAACAATGGATAAATTTAAATCCTTCACTCCTTGACATTCAGTTTGTTCCTCTATTGATGAAGTTCAAAAGTGAGGGGTAGGggatggagagagaaaaaaatccatcatgTTACTGGATagatatttctcattttgaATATAGTTAGTTTTCCAATATCTTGAAACTATATCACATTCCAAGGTCATCAAAGAATGACACTAATGTTCCAGAAGCATGTAACACTTGGAGGCCAGTAGCTGtaaagtgaaagaaaaacctATAAATGTCTTCAGTATATTCTGTTTTTTGTTATCAAAGTGGGGGGGGAAGTAACCTTTGAAAGACACATCATTTCTAGCAGCGTTGTTCCAGTGCTTTCAAATGAATTGGATGACCAGTACTCCTTTATTGaatctaattttaaaatgttcttaaTAGCACTGCTGTAAATAGTTTATTATGACCTAGGCCAGCAAATTTAACCCAGTATTTCTTCAAGGAAGTGACTACTTGCTGTAATACTCAAACAAACTCAACTCTTGGATAAAAGCACTACAGTAAGTGACATTCCTGCCTAAGGATTACAGAACATAAATAGTGATGTCAAAGCAGTTCAGAAAGATCTGCTAAATGATACCTCACTCCCAGAATAAAAACTAGGAGAAAAGGTAAGTGATATGTGTTTATTCCCCAGGAAACACATGAAAGCTtcacagacagaaaaataaaacaactatGAACAGAGTTCATCTATGTGTGCTTGACAGTTTCGATTTTAAAAACGGGTGAGTCGTTTGCCACAAACTAAGCCCACACCGCAcccaaaataaagcaaaagcatCATGTAAGAACATGCCATTCCTTCAGGCTTAACTGTTGGAACCTGAGTCATGATTTAGCTGCAACCTTGTGAAGGATAACCCTGCCCTGTTGTTGTAAGAGCAGATCACTGCAAAGAGCAATTTAAG containing:
- the LOC129128203 gene encoding ankyrin repeat domain-containing protein 40-like isoform X1, with the protein product MSGAAEARELEERLREAAALGDVAEVRRLLGAGADIDSRNEINGWTCLHWACKRNHAQVVSCLLEAGADKQILTAKGELAAQLTSKPDIRKILGEEQTECQGVKDLNLSIVANYLANPFPNIYTEESIPGSLAESQNESASISSASQSETSPCPSTTQAERICIPMSCSSGEIFPAPDAAARPLPMPTVSAAAPCASPGVPYGPGCPLATTPSLGLCSPGVSSQALPLQPHTSPSSPTPTLQPFFFTGTFPYNVQELVLKVRVQNLRDNDFIEIELDRQELTYQDLLRVSCCELGVNPEEVEKIRKLPNTLLRKDKDVARLQDFQELELVLTRSDSSPFRNTAAALMEQPCYNSRASKLTY
- the LOC129128203 gene encoding putative ANKRD40 C-terminal-like protein isoform X2; amino-acid sequence: MSGAAEARELEERLREAAALGDVAEVRRLLGAGADIDSRNEINGWTCLHWACKRNHAQVVSCLLEAGADKQILTAKGELAAQLTSKPDIRKILGELVLKVRVQNLRDNDFIEIELDRQELTYQDLLRVSCCELGVNPEEVEKIRKLPNTLLRKDKDVARLQDFQELELVLTRSDSSPFRNTAAALMEQPCYNSRASKLTY